ATTTGTGCTGCATCCGCGCTTGTCGGGCCGCGCGGAGTCATCCGGGGTAGCCGTATGGCGGCGGCGATAGTGCGATCAGTCGCGCTGGTTGAGCGCGGGGCGCCGGCCGCGGCTGACGTGCGGTGGGGAGGGGCGCAGGCGGATGCCGTTGGCGACCTCCTCCACCTTCGCCTCCCGGTAGATGGCCAGCACCCACCGCAGGGCTTCGGAGAAGTCGGCGCGGAAGTGCCGGTACCCGCGCGGGGTGGAGACCTGGGTGCCGAACTGGAAGCGCAGCTGCTCCCACGTCACGGTCACCGGCCGGCGCAGGTAGCTCATCCGGTAGGTCAGCCACACGTACACGTCCAGCCGCAGCGGGGACCCGCGCAGCAGCCGCAGCGCGCCGATGTCGACCGGGACGGGGCGGTGGGTGACTTCCTCGTACAGCTCAGCGCTCAACGTGACGCTGGAGGCAGGCTGGTCTCGGCCGCCACCGAACCCGGCGCCGGCCTCGCCGCCGCCGCAGCGTGGGTGCGGCCGCGGCCGGTGCTCTTGGCCTCGCCCTCGGCCTCGTCCTTGGCCGACGTCTTCGCCGGGCTCTTGCCGCTCTTGCTGCTCTTGCCGACGCCGGGGGCGGGTGGATTGGGCTCGGCGGGCTGGGGCGTGCGCTGGGTGGAGGTCCACAGCTCATAGCGGGTGGCGATCAGCAGGTTCTGCCCGGCCTCCTGCCGCACCCCAGAGCGCCGGGCGCCGGCGGTGGTGCCTGTGGTGGTGTCCGTACTGGTGTCCAGGTGCTCGATGTAGTGCACCGACAGGCGGGCGTTGAACAACCGCCGGGCCTGGTCCTTCAGCCGGCGGATCTGCAGGCCGGTGATGGGCAGCTCCAGCTGCCGGCAGAAGTCACTGAGGGACTCCCCCAGGCCGATGGTGCGGCTCTTGGTCCGCACCGCCTCGGTCGTCAGCCAGGCCAGCAGCAGCCGCGGCAGCGTGCCGAAGGGGTAGCCGATCGGCTCCCACTCCCCAGTGGGGCCCGGTAGAGGGGCGCCGGGCTGGAGGGTGAGGGTGAGGCCGCCGTTGCGGCGCTGCCACACGGGCAGATCGCCGGGGTCGCGGTAGGGCAGGGAGGTTTGGGCGAAGACGCAGGCCAGGTAGCCGATGTCGGCGTGGGCTTGGTCCCACAGCTGGGCGGCCTCATCCAGCCAGGCGAGGTCATCGCGTGGGGGCCGACCAGGCCTACCGGTCACAGTCACCCACCCTCCCACGCCAGCACCGGTCGGTCATGCACTGCGCTCCGCGTGTCGTCGACCATCCATGCCGGATCGGTGCAGCCGGCGCCTCATGGACTGCGCGCCCGCATGAGCACGCAGGCGCAGCGTGCGCGCAAGCGCCTACCTCACAAGGTCTGGTTAGGCCTCTGAGTGGGTCTAGTTGGGCAGGCGCCACGGGTTGGAGCCGGGCAGGGCCAAGTCCGCGCCCTCCATAACTCACTGTCCCAAGGTGGCGCGATTGCTTTCAGGCGGGCGGTGGGGTGGTGGGGTGTTGCTGGAGGCGGCGACCTCAGCAGTGACTCGAAGGTGGCGTCGCGAGAGTGCAGGCCAGGCGTTGGGCGTGGCCAGTAGGTATCCACAGCAGGGGGTGGATGTTGACGATGGTCCACGTATTTTTGGCGCCGCTCCGGCTGGGGCGCTTGTGCGGCAGGGCACGTATTTCTGGCGCCGCCCGTACGTATTTTTGGCGCCGCCTGCGACAGCATCGTTGCAGGTCAGGCCCTGACTGCAGGGTGCTCCCTGTAGTTGCTTCCTGTAGATCTTTACCTGTAGTCGCGGTGTCACGCTGTGGGTAATGAGTTAGGACGGCGGACAGCTGGGTAGTAAGCCGACCCGTGTCGGTGCCGTCTGAGCCAAGTGCCGGCCCGGGTGCTAGAGACGGCTGCAGACGCTCTACGGTTCCTGTTCCGCCACCGGTGGGCCAGTAGGGGAGGAGCCGAGGTCGGATTGAGTGTCAAGGATCGGCGAAGGCTGAAGATCAGCCTCTGGAAGTGGTCGCCCTTCGAGCGCAGCGCCAGAAGAGGCGATGCTGCGCAGGGTCGATGTCCGCCTGCCTGGTCTGAGAGTCCGATGGCGGTCCGCTAGGTGTTGCGTGCGGCGAGGGCGAACGGTGACGGCGAACGGTGACGGCCGACAGCGCCGGACTAGCACGCGCCGCCGGTGTTCTCTCGAGGTGCAACAGCCTCGATCGTCGTTGCACCGCCGAGCTGTGCTCGCACACACGATGATCGTTCCCCCATCGTCCGAGCAGGCAAAGCAGTAGGTACGGAGTCACCTACAAGGTGAGGGTCGCGCTACACCATGGCAGTGGCCAGCAATCCTGCTCGGTCGAGGACCAACGAGAGCCTTCGGACTGCCTTAACCATCGAGGAGCCACCACCCGTTGCCGTCGCGGCGTCGCGGCGCGTTCGGCGGCGCACTGTGCGGCCGTACGAGGTGTCAGGACGGCACCTCTTGGCGAGGGCGCAGACGCCGGCCATCATAACCACGAGGTGATCATGGCCGCGGTTCACGTCGAT
This Kineococcus aurantiacus DNA region includes the following protein-coding sequences:
- a CDS encoding replication protein RepA — protein: MSAELYEEVTHRPVPVDIGALRLLRGSPLRLDVYVWLTYRMSYLRRPVTVTWEQLRFQFGTQVSTPRGYRHFRADFSEALRWVLAIYREAKVEEVANGIRLRPSPPHVSRGRRPALNQRD
- a CDS encoding replication protein RepA — encoded protein: MTGRPGRPPRDDLAWLDEAAQLWDQAHADIGYLACVFAQTSLPYRDPGDLPVWQRRNGGLTLTLQPGAPLPGPTGEWEPIGYPFGTLPRLLLAWLTTEAVRTKSRTIGLGESLSDFCRQLELPITGLQIRRLKDQARRLFNARLSVHYIEHLDTSTDTTTGTTAGARRSGVRQEAGQNLLIATRYELWTSTQRTPQPAEPNPPAPGVGKSSKSGKSPAKTSAKDEAEGEAKSTGRGRTHAAAAARPAPGSVAAETSLPPASR